From Leptospira kirschneri serovar Cynopteri str. 3522 CT:
CGAATTCCAAACTTATCCATCATTTCTTTTTGACCACAAGTGGGGGTAATTACAAGTGCGGACGAAAATTCTTCCCAGGATTTCCATTTGTGTCTTGAATCGTTTCTATATTTACCTTTTGAGAGAGTTTTCATTCTCATCAACAAATCGATTTCGGATGCAAGTAATCTGCCTTTTTTATCGAAGTTAAATTCTTCATGAAACCCATTGAATACGATGTATCTTCCATCTGGCGAAATTTTTTCTGTTAAATCTTTTGCGGGTTGAAATAGATCCGTCCTAAAACCTTTCAGACAAAAGTATTGAACCTTTTCAAAACTGTCGCTTAACAATCCGCCTTCTCTTACATACAAACTGCTGCTCCAAACGAACACTATGGTTCCGAACACGATCGCTGCGTATTTTAGTTTTTTAGAATCTTCTTCTATAAAACGGAAAACCCAAAGTGAAAAAATCGTAAACAAAGCGGGTAAAGGAGCAAATACGTGGCGTAACTGTTTATTACCAGTGGTGGCGTCTATAACCAAGTATTGCAAAAATAAAATACTAGTAACCGCGACTAATGGATCTTTCAATGTCTGAGAGATCGAATAAAAAAAGTTTCCTTTGTTTTTTATTCGGAAGAATATTAAAATTAAAGCAAATACTCCGAAAAAGAAAATTCGAAAAACCCAAGGTTCCTGGAAAACGTGGCTGACTGGGATTGTGGAAGAAGGAGAGGAAAATAAGGCTAAGATAAAACTTTTTACAAACTCGTTTACGATCATCTGAGCGTTGATCAGACTCATTACTCTGTCCGGATTACTAAAAATCCAAGCTAAAGAAGGAGCGATCGCATACAGATAAAATACTCGGATGGAAGATGGAGTGATCTTTCTCCATTCTTCCCTTTTGGAGTAGAGAAAAAGATTAAAATCGATGAATAATAACACAGTGCAGTAGTAGATTACGAGTTTGAATTTTCTTTGATCCAGGTTGATGTTTGTCGTGACCCTTAAAACGGGAAGGGAAAGGACGAGCAGAACGACAAATACTATAAAAACCCTTCTGGCACCTTTGTATCTTTCATTTAATAAAAATTTTAGAATATTATAATATTCTTTGTTTTTTGAAAGGAGTTCGTAGAAAAAAATTGCGATGAATAATAAAAGCCCGTATGGATATTTGGTAAAAAACAAACCAAAAAGGGAAAGGAAAACGGACAATTCGATTTTTTCCTTTTTTTCAAATGGATAACGAAACGGATCTGGATAGGTATAAGAATACACCTTATAAAGAGTATAATAAGTCCATAATAGAAAAAACATTCCTTGAGTTTCCAACATAGAGGATAAACTATAGGAAGGGGTTTCCGTAGTATGAAGAGTCAACGCCAAGGTTAAGATGGAAGTTAAGCCCGCTTTCCACAAGGAACCGGTGATTCTATAAACGATATAAAGAATGGAAGGAAAACAAAGTCCGTAAAAGACGAGGCCCAACAAAGAATCTTTTTCTGTGATCGACATATCTCCAGGGATGATTAAAAGAATCAGAGAGAATAAAGAACGAAGAGGGGGCCAAGTAGGGGATTCTAAAAATGGAAAAAAAGCCCTCCAAATTCTGAATTCTCTAAAATCTTGATACTGATCTAAAACTACGTTTAGGCGAATGTTTTCGTCCCAAGTCAAGATGTCCTTCAGAGTGCAGGTTCTGATGAAAATTTCCCAATGACGAAATCCCATATAAAATGTAAGACCCAAGGCAAACAAACACAACAAAATGCCCGGAATTAGGAATTTGTATTTTTTCATATTCAGCTCCAGAGTGGGAAAATCCGGAAATGTCTAGGATTTTCTCTTCTTAGTCTTTCGTTTTTGAGAATCGGAAGAATAGACGTCTTCGATCACGTATAAAGGTCTGTTTTTAGATTCGTCGTTTACTCTACTTAAATATTCGCCGATCATACCTAACGCGAGAAGTTGTATTCCACCTAATATGAGTACTACGATCATCATGGAACTCCAACCAGTGATCGTTTCGGAAGTGAAAATTTTCAGATAAATGACGTATAACGCGTATATTGCTCCGCAAAAAGCGGTAAAAAAACCTAGATACGAGGAAAGTTTAAGGGGTGCCGAGGAAAAGGAAGTAATTCCGTCTAACGCGAACTTGAGCATTTTAGCCACGGAAAATTTGGTGCTACCTTCGAAACGTTCTTCTCTTTCGTATTCAAGTCCTATCTGTTTGAATCCGATCCAAGAGATAAGTCCTCGGATATAACGGTGTTGTTCCCTCATGGAAGAAAGAACGTCCGTAACCCTGCGGCTCATGATTCTGAAATCTCCCGTATCGATCGGAATGTCGAACCGAGTGATTCCCTTTAGGATTCTATAAAATATGTGAGCGGTTAAAAGTTTAAACCAAGATTCTCCCTGTCTTTTTTTTCGTTTTGCATAAACTACGTCATATCCTTCGAGTAACTTAGAATATAGATCGCATACAAATTCAGGGGGATCTTGTAGATCTCCATCCATCACTGCTACGGAAGTTCCTAAAGCGGTGTCGATTCCTGCAGTAATCGCAGTTTGGTGGCCGTAGTTTCTGGAAAGATTGACTAGTTTATATCCTTGTGTTTGAGAGCAGAATTTTTTCAGAACTCCGAAACTTTCATCTCTCGAACCGTCGTTTACAAAAAGAATTTCTAGATCTTCTTTGCGAAAAGAATGTTTAGATGATAAAAGATTTTTTAAGATCTCAAGTCTTTTAGTAAGTTCCGGAATTGTTTTTTCTTCGTTGTAGATTGGAATGACTACGGAAAGGAGAGGAGGTCTTTCGGCCATAATATGTAACCGTAAGAATCACAGGAGTGGACTTTTTGTCCAGAAATATTCCCAGCGTTTCTAACAAACTATTGATTCAAAGGTTTTTGTCGTCATTTTTAGTGCTCCGCGAAAAATTCT
This genomic window contains:
- a CDS encoding glycosyltransferase family 2 protein codes for the protein MAERPPLLSVVIPIYNEEKTIPELTKRLEILKNLLSSKHSFRKEDLEILFVNDGSRDESFGVLKKFCSQTQGYKLVNLSRNYGHQTAITAGIDTALGTSVAVMDGDLQDPPEFVCDLYSKLLEGYDVVYAKRKKRQGESWFKLLTAHIFYRILKGITRFDIPIDTGDFRIMSRRVTDVLSSMREQHRYIRGLISWIGFKQIGLEYEREERFEGSTKFSVAKMLKFALDGITSFSSAPLKLSSYLGFFTAFCGAIYALYVIYLKIFTSETITGWSSMMIVVLILGGIQLLALGMIGEYLSRVNDESKNRPLYVIEDVYSSDSQKRKTKKRKS